The DNA window GACCGGTGACAGGGCAAGGGCAGGCAGGATCGTGGTGCCGCCGGCGTTGATCACCTGTCCCTCGGCCATGACGATCACGTGCTCGGCGACCTCGCGAACAGCGTCCAAGTCGTGGGTGACGAGCACGATTGTGAGCCCCTGGCCACGTAGTCGCAGGATCTCGTCGAGGATGGCTGCCCGGTTGAGCGGGTCCTGTCCAGTAGTGGGCTCATCGAGGATCAGACACGTTGGGTCGGTCAACAGGGCTTGCGCGATCACGAGGCGTTGTTGCTGTCCGCCCGAGAGTTGGTGGGGGTAGCGGCGCAGCATGCCCGGATCCGACGGGAATCCGGCCCGCCCGAGGGCGTCAGGGACGCTCGCCCGGTCTCCTTGTTGCTGGGCGGCGCGGGCAATGTCGCCGAGGACGGTGCCGATTCGCAGCGCCGGGTTGAGCACCGAGGAAGGCTGTTGGGGCACGTACCCGCACCGCACCCCGTCCATGCGGACGCTGTCGGTTTTCAGCTCGACGCCGGGCCGTTGCTCACCGATCAGGGCGAGTGCGGTGGTGGTCTTTCCGCTGCCGGAGGCGCCGACGAGTGCGGTAACGAGACCTGCGGGGATGTCGAGGTCGATACCGTCGACGAGGATCCGGTCTCGGGTGCGGGCGGTGAGCCCGCGCACCTGGATCGCGGTGGCACGGGCAGGAGCCGACGCGGCCGCCGGAAGAATGTCGGTCATCGCTGCTTCCTTGTCGGCAATTCGCGGGCGGCCGCGCGGGCCCCGGAGTCGAACAGCAGGTTCACGCCCATCGCGAGGGCAATGATCAGCACCGCAGGCACGATCACCCCCCAAGGGACGAGGGTGAGGCCGGCGCGGTTGCGGTCGATCATCACGGCCCAGTCGGTGCCGGCGGAGTCCGCGCTCACCCCGAGGAAGCTGGCAGAGGCCACGAGATAGATTGCGCCGACGAATCGCAGGCCGGCGTCTGCGGCGAGGACCGGCAACAGTGAGCGGCCCAGGTAGCCGAGGTGGCGGCGCCACCAGGTTTCGCGTTGCAGGATCAGCGCTTCCATGGCCGGAGTGTGTGCACCGTGCAATGCGCTGGCCCGCACCAGACGCGCGGCATCTGGAAACAGCAGAATCGCCACCACCGCAGCGAGCACAACCTGATCGGCGTCAGTGATCGCGACGATCAGCAGTAGCAGCATCATCGACGGCAGCGACAGCAACAGGTCCAATGGCCGCATCAGCATCTCGTCGACGATCCGGCGTCGGGCGGTCGCGGCCGCAACTCCCCAGGGAACGGCGAGCAGATAAGTCAGCACTACCGCGGTCGCGGCCACCAACACCAGTGAGCGTCCGCCGAGCAGTACCTGGGTCAATACGTCGCGGCCCTCGGAATCGGTGCCGAGTAGCCACTTCTCACCTTGGGCGAACGCCGGACCCCGGCTGGTGTCGCCGGCGATCAGGGGGCCGAGCACCGCTACCGCGAGCGGGACCGCGGTCAGCCCGACGCCGACGAGCATCCGCGCCGGAATCTGCGTTCGATCGGGGGCACTCATCCGGCGACCCCTGCCACCGGATTGAGCTGGTAGGCCACAATGTCCGCGACGGTGTTCACCGTCACCGTGACCACCGCGAACAGCGCCACCAGCCCCATCAACAACGGGAGGTCGCGGCTACTGACTGCAGCGAGCAGCACCTGGCCGAGTCCGCCGAGTGCGAACACCGCTTCGACGACCACGACGCCGCCGAGTAGCCAGTCGGTGACTCTCGCGAGGTGCTGGGTGGCTGGGGTCAGAGAGCCTGGCAGGGCGTGCCGCCAGAGCACCCGGCGCATCGGTACCCCGAGCCGGAGGGTGTGCCGGATGTACTCCGATTCCAACGTCGTGATCATCGACGCGCGGACCAGTCGCGTCAGCGAGCACACCGGCCGGATCACCAACACCAGCACGGGCAGCACCCATAACTGTGGGTCCAGCAGCAGCGACCCGCCGGCGCCGACCGCGGTGGGTGCGAACCATCCCAACCAGACCGCGAACACCGCGACCAACACGATCGCCATCGCGAACTCCGGTGCCGCGTAGAGGGCTACGGCCAGGGTGGTGATGGTTCGGTCGACCGGGCGGTCGCGGCGCGCAGCGGCCACCACCCCGAGGAGAAGCGCCAGCGGCACAAGCGCCACGAACGCGAGCGCGGCGAGCGTCAGTGTCGGCGCCAGCGCCACCCCAAGCATGTCGGCGACTGGACGCCCGGAGACCGCCGAGGTGCCCAGGTCACCGTGCAGAATGCCGGTCAGCCAGTGCCCGAACTGCACCGGCAGCGGCCGGTCCAGGCCGAGGAGCTCGCGCAGCTGCGCGATCCGTTTCGGGTCGGCGTCGTCACCGGCAATGACTACCGCGGCATCACCCGGAAGCGCGGCGGCGATGGCGAAGACGACGACGAGTACCCCCAGGACCTGGGCAACTCCCACCGCGAGCCGGGTTCCGGCGTAGCGGGCAAGGATCACCCCAGCCAGGCCTTGTCGAACCGGGCGTATCCGAGGGTGTTGGTGGGAGCATGAGGGGACATGCCGGCCAGATTCGGTGCCAGACCGTGGAGACCGTCGGAGAACCCCCACACCAGTAGACCCCCCTCGCTGTGTAGTTGGGACTGCATCTGCTGGTACGCGCCGACCCTGGCTTCCTCGTCGGTGGTTTCACTTGCGGTGGCGAACAACGCATCGAAGCCGGGGCGACGCCATTGGGTGTAGTTCTTCGACGACGACGTGAGCATCCGCTGTGCTAGATGAGTTTCGATGGGCATGGCCCCGGACCGGAAACTCGACAGAACACCCTCGTCGAGGGTTCGAGTCCAATATGTCGAGCCCTCGCCGACTTTCACGTCGATTTTCAGTCCGGCTCGTCCGGCCTGTTCGGCGAGGATATTCGCGGCCTCGACGAAACCGTTGGTGGCACCGGTGGTCTGAATTTCGATGGCGGTGTTGAGGGCGCCGGCCTTGCGGACGAGTGCCTTCGCCTCATCCAGGTCCAGCGTGCGTTGGGGCAGATCACCGGCGTAGTACTTGGCATCCTTGCCGAACAGGTCGTTGCCGACTACCCCGGTACTACCGAGCACGGTGGACACCAGCTCGTCGCGGTCGACCAGGGCGAACATCGCCCGCCGCAGATCCAGATCGTCGAAGGGCGGCCGGTCCACCTTCATCGCGAACCCGGACATCGCACTGCGCGGCGACCGCAGAATCTGCACCCGGGCATCGGAGTCGTAGGTGCGGGCCGAGGTCACCCCGAGGTCGTCGGCATACTCCACCTGTCCGCCGAGCAGGGCGTTGATACGCGCGGTCTCGTCCGGGGCGGTGAGGATCTCCAGTTCTTCCAGACGTGGGGCACCGTCCCAGTAGTCACCGAACCGGGCAGCAACGAAGGATCTGCCCGGCTCGAACGAGACGAAGGTGAATGGCCCGGAGCCGACCGGACGGCTGAAGTCGGTGGTGCCCTCGGGAATGATGTAGGCGCCGAACGCAGCGAGCACGTTCGCCAGGTCCCCGCACGGGCGGGCGCACACGAATTCGATGGTGCGCTCGTCGATGGCACGGGAGCGGCCGATATCGATCACTTCGAGCGACGCCCGCGGACGCAGCGCGTTCTTCGGGTCCAGGATCCGCTGGTAGGAGTAGAGCACGTCCGCGGCCCGCACCGGTCGGCCGTCGTGAAACACCGCCGGGCGCAAGTCCACGGTCCACACGGTGGCGTCGGCGTTCGCTCGCCAGGCGGTGGCCAGCCTGGGAACTGGGCCGAGGTCGTCGCCGTATTCGACGAGTTTGTCGTAGAGCGCGTTCGAGCGGGCAACATCGGCGTACAGGTTGGTCTTGTGCGGGTCGAGCACTTCCTGCGCGCCGCCGCCTGCGAATACCGCCCGCAATCGGCCGCCGTCCCGGGGCACCTCGGTCGAGGGCGCGGTGTCACCGCCGGTACTGCAGGCGCCGAGCAGCACGGTGCCGCCGACGGCGGCGCCGAGACCGAGGAAAGAACGCCGACTCAGATGAGGCAGCGGGGGCAGTGCGGATCGGGGGATCGGATTCATCGGGGGTTTCTCCTTGAGCAGTGAATTCGAAAGCGGGGTAGGCGGAATGATCAGATGGCCTCGGCGATCACATGCATCCGGTCGCCGGACAACGTGCTAGCACCGGCACTGAGATCCGCGAGTGCGGTTGGGCCTGGCCAGCCTGTCTCGGTGCGGGGACCGTGGGTGTCGAACATGGCGCGCACCGCGAATCCGGCGCGGCGCAGATGACCTGTCAGCTCGACGGGGAACAGCAACCGCCAGGCCGAGGTCTGGACGAGCGGTTCGACGGAATCGGGGATCTGCCACTGCCTGCGGCGGCGCAGTAGCTGGGCGGCGTGATCGATCCACAGGGTGGTCTCCGCCCGCCAGCTGTGCCCTTGCCAGGTGAAGGAAGAGTGGGTGGGGGCGCCGAGAAGTTCGGTGCTGCCGAGGAAGAAGGCGCCGTTGCGCATCTCCGCGATCAGGAACCCACCGGCGCGTAGGTGAGACCGAGCGCAGCGCAGGCACGATTCCAGTTCGTTGTCGGTGTGGCAGTACAGCAGGGCACTGTCGAGGCAGGTGATGGCGTCGAAGTTTGCACCGACTTCGAAGTCCCGCAGATCACCGACTGCGGCGGTGACGCCTTCGTACTTCTGCTGCGCGTAGCGCACCATCGCCGAGGACTGGTCGATGCCGTGGCAGCGATACCCCTTTCGGGCTAGGTATCCCAGGTCGCGGCCGGTGCCGCAGCCCAGGTCCAGCACCGACGTCGGGCGGGTCACCTTGTCGAGCACCCCGGAGCGTGAATATGCCCGCAGGATGTCGTCGACGAACCTTGCAGCGGTGTGGTCGGGGTCGGGAAAGCGGGCCTCGTACAGTGCCGGGTTGTCGGTCAGCAGGTTCCGCGCCTCGGCTGCTGTCATATCGGCGTTCCGGCCGGGTCGGCGAGCAGATTACGACGGTGCAGCAACCACACTGCGGCCGCCGAACCCCAGGCAAGCACGATGCACACCAACGCGCCGGGCCAGCCGTTGCCCAGGTCGATACCGTATCCGATCAAGGCGTTTCCGCCAGCAGCCGCGATCCCAGAGACGAGGTAGAACATTCCGAACAGGGTCCCGGAGATATTCGAATTACCGTATGCAGGAATCAGTTCCATCACGAATGGCTGCGCGATCATGATTCCGGCCTCGAGAATCAGGGCGGAGAGCACCAACGGTGTCAGCGCCAGGGCGATTTCACCGACGCCGTGACCGCGATCGGACCACAGGACCGGAAGTAGTGCCACGAACGCGGCCCCCATCAACACGAGCCCCGCGGTGATGGCGATGCCCCGGTGCGTGCGGTGATCGAACCAACGTGTCAGTCGAACCTGAGCGAACAGGCTGAAGATCGTGGTGCTCAGAAACAGCACCGCGACCGCACCACCCCAGTCGGTGATGCGTCCGGCCAGTACCGGATACACCAGATACATCTGTGTCTGCAGGGCGAACATCCCGAGCATGGCAACGGTGAACAAGACGAACCTGCGGTTGGCCAGGACCGCTCCCCAACCGCGGAGCACCGTCGTGTCGGCGGGTTCGACCGGGTGGGCGGGCAGGAACCGCAACTGCGCCAGCGTGAGGGCGGCGAAGATCACGGCCGCCGCGATCGCGACGGTGCGGAAATCTACTGTCAGCAGGGCGCTGCCGATCAGCGGCCCGGACAGCGCCCCGGCTTGGGCGAAGACGTTGAACACCGAAAACGCTTCCGCCCGCCGGGTCGGTTCGGCGACCGCGATATAGGACCGCACAGCCGGGTTGAACAGTGCCCCAGCCAGTCCCGACAGGACCGAGGCGAGCAGTAACAGCGGCACGCTGGTGCCGAAGGCGAACACCGCGAAGCCCACCGAACGCAGGGCGCAGCCGACGATGATGACCCGATGCGGTCCGAGCCGGTCGGCAGCGGTGCCTCCGATCAGGAACAACCCTTGCTGGCTGAGGGTGCGGACACCCAGGACGAGGCCGGTGATCGCCAGGGACAGGCCCAGATTCCCGGTCAGGTGCATCGACAGGAAGGGCACCAGCATGTAGAAGCCGGTGTTTACGCCGTACTGGTTGAGCACCAGTAGCTGCACAGAGCGGGGAAAGCTGCGCAGGAGCGCGAGTGTTCCTGCCCGAGAATGTGTTTCGGTCATCACGACACCTCGTTCCATGCGCGGCGCACGCCCAGCCCGTTTCGCCCGCTCGGGTGCAAGACGCCATCTTCGCCGCCTAACCCAGTCCACGGGTCCTGGGCGAGCAGCAGGTGCCCATCCAGATCGCACCACCTCGCCAGCGATGCCAGGTGCACCGCTGGCGCGATACTCAGCGAGCTGCTCACCAGGCAGCCGAGCATCACGTCCATGCCGCGGTCGCGGGCCGCGGTGGCAAGTTCGTAGGCCCGGTAGATGCCGCCGCACTTGGGTAGTTTGATATTCACCGCATCCGCCAGACCGCAGAGCCCGTCGAGATCGGACAGCGTGTGGATGGATTCGTCTGCGATGATCGGAATCTCGCTGCGGCTACGCAGGTCTCGTATCCCGTCGAGGTCGTGGGCGGGCAGCGGTTGTTCGAGCGCTACGACGGGCAGCCCACGTATGTCGGCGAGAACCGAGAGGGCGGTTTCCGCGGTCCAAGCTTCGTTCGAGTCGACTATCAGTTCGGTCCCGGGTGCCGCCGCGGCGACCGAGATGAGCCGCCGCACAGACTCGGACGCGTCGCTGTCCGCCTTGACCTTCAACAGGCCGAATCCTTGCCCGACCAGATCGGCGGCCTCTGCGCCCATCTCCTCCGGTGTCCCGATCCCGACGGTGCGGGCGGTCGGCACCTGAGCGAGCAGCGGCAATCCAAGGTAGGTGGCGACCGAGACTCCGTCCCTACACGATCGGAGGTCGGTGATCGCGGACCACACCGCTGCCGCGACCGCCGGATGCGTGTGGGCAAGAGCGTCGTCCAGGCTGATCGAGTCGTCGCCCCGCACGCCGACTGCACGGAGTTCGGTGTCGATACGCGCCACATCCAGTCGCGCGTATACCGAGGTGACGACTTCACCGTGGCCGCACAACCCCGTCGCGGGGTCGGTCGCGGTGACCGTGATGGCATCGCGAGTGGACATGACCCCGCGGCTGATCCGGAATGGGGTGGCCAAGACGAGGGTATGGACGGTCCAGGTCAACTTCATGCCGTCGATGCCTCCGCCGTGTCGATGATCGGGTCCGGTGCCTGCACCGATTGGCATCGGGTCCAACACCCGGTGGGGTCGTGGCAGTCCTCGATTTCGTGTGGTGATGTGCGTGGCGGGTCGAGGAAGCGGTGCCGGTGGCACCAGTCGTCATCGAAGATGCTGCGCAGGTAGCGGTCTGGGCCGTCCGGGAAGATGGTGACCACAGTGCCGGGCCACCTCGCGGCGGCCCACCCGGCGACGGTGGCGGTCGCACCGGTGGACCAGCCGCCAGTATGGAAGCCGCCGCGAGCCAGGGCTCGGCAAGCGTGCACGGCCTCGCGCGGGCCCGCCCAGTGGACTTCGTCGAACATCCCGTACTGCACGTTGCCCGGATGCACGTTGCTGCCGAGACCACGCATGACCCGGTTGGCGGCAGGCTGACCGAAAATAGCCGATCCGACCGCGTCGACCCCGATGATCCGCAGATCCGGCCATACTTGCCGCAACCGGAGACCGACGCCGCTGCTGTGACCGCCGGTCCCGACACTGCACACCAGTGCGTCGGCCCGATCGATTCCGTGCATGGCAAGGCCCTCGACGATTTCGTCGGCCAATCCGTGATAGCCGGCGGCGTTGTCGGGGTTGTCGTACTGGTTGGGCCAGTACGCGCCCGGTTCTGCTGCAAGAATGCGCTGCAGGACATCGAGGCGAGCTTGCTGCCATCCACCGGTGGGATGGGGTGTCTCGACGATTTCGAGGGTCGCGCCCAGTG is part of the Rhodococcus sovatensis genome and encodes:
- a CDS encoding ABC transporter permease subunit → MSAPDRTQIPARMLVGVGLTAVPLAVAVLGPLIAGDTSRGPAFAQGEKWLLGTDSEGRDVLTQVLLGGRSLVLVAATAVVLTYLLAVPWGVAAATARRRIVDEMLMRPLDLLLSLPSMMLLLLIVAITDADQVVLAAVVAILLFPDAARLVRASALHGAHTPAMEALILQRETWWRRHLGYLGRSLLPVLAADAGLRFVGAIYLVASASFLGVSADSAGTDWAVMIDRNRAGLTLVPWGVIVPAVLIIALAMGVNLLFDSGARAAARELPTRKQR
- a CDS encoding ABC transporter permease — its product is MILARYAGTRLAVGVAQVLGVLVVVFAIAAALPGDAAVVIAGDDADPKRIAQLRELLGLDRPLPVQFGHWLTGILHGDLGTSAVSGRPVADMLGVALAPTLTLAALAFVALVPLALLLGVVAAARRDRPVDRTITTLAVALYAAPEFAMAIVLVAVFAVWLGWFAPTAVGAGGSLLLDPQLWVLPVLVLVIRPVCSLTRLVRASMITTLESEYIRHTLRLGVPMRRVLWRHALPGSLTPATQHLARVTDWLLGGVVVVEAVFALGGLGQVLLAAVSSRDLPLLMGLVALFAVVTVTVNTVADIVAYQLNPVAGVAG
- a CDS encoding ABC transporter substrate-binding protein, with the translated sequence MNPIPRSALPPLPHLSRRSFLGLGAAVGGTVLLGACSTGGDTAPSTEVPRDGGRLRAVFAGGGAQEVLDPHKTNLYADVARSNALYDKLVEYGDDLGPVPRLATAWRANADATVWTVDLRPAVFHDGRPVRAADVLYSYQRILDPKNALRPRASLEVIDIGRSRAIDERTIEFVCARPCGDLANVLAAFGAYIIPEGTTDFSRPVGSGPFTFVSFEPGRSFVAARFGDYWDGAPRLEELEILTAPDETARINALLGGQVEYADDLGVTSARTYDSDARVQILRSPRSAMSGFAMKVDRPPFDDLDLRRAMFALVDRDELVSTVLGSTGVVGNDLFGKDAKYYAGDLPQRTLDLDEAKALVRKAGALNTAIEIQTTGATNGFVEAANILAEQAGRAGLKIDVKVGEGSTYWTRTLDEGVLSSFRSGAMPIETHLAQRMLTSSSKNYTQWRRPGFDALFATASETTDEEARVGAYQQMQSQLHSEGGLLVWGFSDGLHGLAPNLAGMSPHAPTNTLGYARFDKAWLG
- a CDS encoding class I SAM-dependent methyltransferase, producing MTAAEARNLLTDNPALYEARFPDPDHTAARFVDDILRAYSRSGVLDKVTRPTSVLDLGCGTGRDLGYLARKGYRCHGIDQSSAMVRYAQQKYEGVTAAVGDLRDFEVGANFDAITCLDSALLYCHTDNELESCLRCARSHLRAGGFLIAEMRNGAFFLGSTELLGAPTHSSFTWQGHSWRAETTLWIDHAAQLLRRRRQWQIPDSVEPLVQTSAWRLLFPVELTGHLRRAGFAVRAMFDTHGPRTETGWPGPTALADLSAGASTLSGDRMHVIAEAI
- a CDS encoding MFS transporter encodes the protein MTETHSRAGTLALLRSFPRSVQLLVLNQYGVNTGFYMLVPFLSMHLTGNLGLSLAITGLVLGVRTLSQQGLFLIGGTAADRLGPHRVIIVGCALRSVGFAVFAFGTSVPLLLLASVLSGLAGALFNPAVRSYIAVAEPTRRAEAFSVFNVFAQAGALSGPLIGSALLTVDFRTVAIAAAVIFAALTLAQLRFLPAHPVEPADTTVLRGWGAVLANRRFVLFTVAMLGMFALQTQMYLVYPVLAGRITDWGGAVAVLFLSTTIFSLFAQVRLTRWFDHRTHRGIAITAGLVLMGAAFVALLPVLWSDRGHGVGEIALALTPLVLSALILEAGIMIAQPFVMELIPAYGNSNISGTLFGMFYLVSGIAAAGGNALIGYGIDLGNGWPGALVCIVLAWGSAAAVWLLHRRNLLADPAGTPI
- a CDS encoding dipeptide epimerase, with amino-acid sequence MPIGAGTGPDHRHGGGIDGMKLTWTVHTLVLATPFRISRGVMSTRDAITVTATDPATGLCGHGEVVTSVYARLDVARIDTELRAVGVRGDDSISLDDALAHTHPAVAAAVWSAITDLRSCRDGVSVATYLGLPLLAQVPTARTVGIGTPEEMGAEAADLVGQGFGLLKVKADSDASESVRRLISVAAAAPGTELIVDSNEAWTAETALSVLADIRGLPVVALEQPLPAHDLDGIRDLRSRSEIPIIADESIHTLSDLDGLCGLADAVNIKLPKCGGIYRAYELATAARDRGMDVMLGCLVSSSLSIAPAVHLASLARWCDLDGHLLLAQDPWTGLGGEDGVLHPSGRNGLGVRRAWNEVS
- a CDS encoding PLP-dependent cysteine synthase family protein — protein: MTVTETLARVGHSPLVRIDTPVPGPHPGYFAKIESLGFGGLKARSALSMLVGARRRGELRGGARIVESTSGTLGVGLAYVAQPLGHPVTLVVDRELEPAMRNLLKALGATLEIVETPHPTGGWQQARLDVLQRILAAEPGAYWPNQYDNPDNAAGYHGLADEIVEGLAMHGIDRADALVCSVGTGGHSSGVGLRLRQVWPDLRIIGVDAVGSAIFGQPAANRVMRGLGSNVHPGNVQYGMFDEVHWAGPREAVHACRALARGGFHTGGWSTGATATVAGWAAARWPGTVVTIFPDGPDRYLRSIFDDDWCHRHRFLDPPRTSPHEIEDCHDPTGCWTRCQSVQAPDPIIDTAEASTA